The Streptomyces bacillaris sequence GTGCATGGCATGCACGATGAAACCCCGCGATCGATCGGCAACCCCGTTGCTAAAGTGAAGCGTTGGCATCGATCAGGGCGGGGGACCCATGACGTTCGACGACGAGTGGGCTGCGCTCAAAGCTGACGCGCAGAACCGGCAGTCAGCGCAGATGAGCCTCAACACCGCCGGGCCCCAGCCAGGCGCGCCAGGGTCCAGAACCGATCCCGACCTCGTGGTCCACCAGGACGACCTCGGGGCGGTCGGAAGTGAGGCATTCCGCGTCCACGGGGAGCTGCGGAAGCGCGCCGACCTCGCGGGGGCTGGTGCCGACAAGTCCGGCGCGGGGACCACCGCTCGGGCGGCGGCGGAGTTGCAGGGCCGGAACTTCAGCGCGGGAAGTGAGCTGTACACCACCCTCGAAGTCTGGACCTCGCAGGTGAAGACGGTTCTCCAGATGTGTGCGCACATCTCCAACCACCTGGACTACTCGAAGAAGTCGGCCGTCAACGACGAGGTGGAGATCGCCGCCACGCTCAAGGGGCGCAACGGCTCCGCCGTACCGGTGTCGGAGCTGCTGAAGTACGTGAAGTGATCAGGGGGGAACGGAGGATATGGGGGCGTTCTCGTACACGGATCTCATGGAAGTCGACCTGGGGAAGCTGGGTTCGGCTGCCGATGACTGGGCCTCGACGGCGGCCGGGTTGAAGAAGCTCAGGACCGACGTCCAAAAGGGTCTCCTCCGCCTGTCCGACGGGGCCGACTGGGCAGGGCTGAACGCGACTGTCACCAAAGGGTTCGTCCGCAAGACGGTCAAGGAGGTCGCGGATCTCCAGGTGGAGGCCCAGAGCATCGCGGCCGTCCTCCGGGACGCCCACGAGGAACTGACCCACGTGCAGAAGCAGGCCCGGAAGCTGTCGGCGGAGGCGCGCAAGGGCGATCCTGACCGGGCGGCAGGCCCTGATCCGGGGTTACTGGTGTCGGACGGTCCCCACGGCACCGTGAAGGTGATCGAGGCCTTCTGTGGTGTGGAGGGCACGTCCCAGCGGACGAAGGACCTCATGCAGTGGTACGCCGACACCCTCACGGGCCTGGTGGCGCACGCGGCGGAGATCGATGCGGCCGTGACCCGGGCCCTGCAGCGCAGCCATGGCGGCGACCCGCACAACGCGGGGCACGCGACGTACACCTCGCTCGACGAGGACCAACTGCCGCGCGCAACCAAACTCGCCTCGCTGGGGAGCGACGCGAACACGGCACAGCGGGCCGAGCTGCAGCGTCTCTGGACGTCGCTGAGCCCTCAGGCCCGCGCGGAGCTGTGGACCGGGCACAAGGACGGTCTTCTCGCGGCGGGGCTCCTCACACCCACCGTGAAACAAGCCGCTCCCGACCGTGGCTCGGGGCCGCACGGCAGCGAGAAACCAGGGGCGGAGGACCGAAGGGTCCGGGAGAAGATGAACCTGATCGCCGAGGCCGCCGACTGGAAGGGTGACAACGACGCCTCACGCCACATGGCTCACTACCTGGCGAACAGCGGGACGGACATGGAGCTGCCGGTCGACAAGATGATGTCGGACGTACCGGACTTCCGCGCGCACATCGAGGGCAGCATCGCGGCGCACAAGGACACGTGGCGCGAACAGGCTCTCGCGGAATTCCGACGCAACGGGGGCCGGCCCGTCTCGATACCGGTGGAGACCAGCAACCGCGACTTCAGTTTCAACCAGGGCGTCAACGAGAACTGGTTCTTCGCGGTCGGATCCACCAGGTCGAATGTGACCGGAGTGGTCACCGTGGTTCCCGACGCCAGCGGCGAACCCAAGGTCGGTCTCGACTACCAGGCCAATGCGTGGGACCGCTATAACTGGGACGAGAACAAGGGGGTGAATATCGGCCTTCCGTGGGGCGGCGGCATGGACATTCCGGATGGCCGGATGGCTCGTCTGCACACGACCGGCATCGCCCAGGAGTTCGACATGGCAGGCAGCAGTTCCGTCAAGCACTACGATCTGGGCGGATCGGCCCCGCTCCAAGGCCCGCTGCCCGCGCCGGACGAGCCCGGGCGCGAGGGCGGTCGCACGGACCCGGGCCGCGAGCAACAGGAAGCGCGGTGAAGGACCGATGAGCAGTTCCAGCAGGAGCGCCGACGGCGAACAGCCGGTGCGACGCCGTCGTACGCCGATCGTCTCCGCCATCGCGCTGGCGCTCTTCGCCTGCGTCGCCGCCACGGTCGGTGTGGTCTCTTGCGCCGCCGACGACGTGTCGTCGGACCTGGCGGAGAAGGAGATGGCCTGTTGCTGGGAGGACGGGGCCACGCCGGCCTGGATGAGCGGCCAGCTCGGCATCCGCATCCCGGAGGGGGCGTCGGACCGCCGGGCCGGTTACAAGGTCGGGCAACGCTTCGACACCGGTCTGCTGTCCTTCGTCCTGCCGAGCGAGGAAGCGGAGACCTACACCGGTCGGCTCATCGAGAAGGGCACGGTGATGATCGGGAACTCCCGCCCCAAGGAGAAGGGGTACCGTCCTGCGGCCGCCTTCGGTCACCTCGGGCTGCCCGAACCGGAGACGTTCGTCCAGGGACTGCGCATGGCCAGCCTGTGCCCGGACGACCTCACATCGCCGGAAGGCAAGTACCTCCAACGCTGCATCGACCTCTTCGCTCACGAGTTCACGGCCGGTACGACGCGGATCTACGTCCGGTCGACCATCGAACCGTCCGTGACGCCGCCTCCCGCGGACCA is a genomic window containing:
- a CDS encoding DUF397 domain-containing protein — encoded protein: MAPNLPHVVPVRDSKRSTGPAIAFGHHAWRGFVSELLCLTLGAVHGMHDETPRSIGNPVAKVKRWHRSGRGTHDVRRRVGCAQS